A window of Micrococcus endophyticus contains these coding sequences:
- a CDS encoding ribose-phosphate diphosphokinase, with product MTELSRSEDKRLVLATGRAHPELAQEIAEELGTELLPMSAYDFANGEIYVRSGESVRGKDVFIIQSHPAPLNNHLMEQLIMVDSMKRASARRITVVSPFYPYARQDKKGRGREPISARLVADLYKTAGASRVMSVDLHTAQIQGFFDGPVDHLFAIPLLADYIRTRVEGEEVTVVSPDTGRVRVAEQWADRLGGVPLGFVHKSRDLTVPNKAESKTVVGDVEGRVCVLIDDMIDTGGTIAGAVSILKEAGAKDVIIAATHAVFSEPAAQRLGECGAREVVVTNTLPILEEKRFETLTVLSIAPLIARAIREVFEDGSVTSLFDGDA from the coding sequence ATGACGGAGCTGAGCCGCAGCGAGGACAAGCGACTGGTGCTGGCCACGGGCCGGGCCCACCCGGAGCTCGCGCAGGAGATCGCCGAGGAGCTGGGCACGGAGCTGCTGCCCATGAGCGCGTACGACTTCGCCAACGGCGAGATCTACGTGCGCTCGGGCGAGTCGGTGCGCGGCAAGGACGTCTTCATCATCCAGTCCCACCCGGCGCCGCTGAACAACCACCTCATGGAGCAGTTGATCATGGTGGACTCCATGAAGCGCGCCTCCGCCCGCCGCATCACCGTGGTCTCCCCGTTCTACCCGTACGCCCGCCAGGACAAGAAGGGCCGCGGCCGCGAGCCGATCTCGGCCCGCCTGGTGGCGGACCTCTACAAGACCGCCGGCGCCTCCCGTGTGATGAGCGTGGACCTGCACACCGCGCAGATCCAGGGCTTCTTCGACGGCCCGGTGGACCACCTGTTCGCCATCCCGCTGCTCGCGGACTACATCCGCACCCGGGTGGAGGGCGAGGAGGTCACCGTGGTGTCCCCGGACACCGGCCGCGTGCGCGTGGCGGAGCAGTGGGCGGACCGCCTCGGCGGCGTGCCGCTGGGCTTCGTGCACAAGAGCCGGGACCTCACCGTCCCGAACAAGGCCGAGTCCAAGACCGTGGTCGGGGACGTCGAGGGCCGCGTCTGCGTGCTGATCGACGACATGATCGACACGGGCGGCACGATCGCCGGCGCCGTGAGCATCCTCAAGGAGGCCGGCGCGAAGGACGTCATCATCGCCGCCACGCACGCGGTGTTCTCGGAGCCGGCCGCCCAGCGTCTCGGCGAGTGCGGTGCCCGTGAGGTCGTGGTGACCAACACCCTGCCCATCCTGGAGGAGAAGCGCTTCGAGACCCTCACGGTGCTCTCGATCGCCCCTCTGATCGCCCGCGCGATCCGCGAGGTCTTCGAGGATGGCTCGGTCACCAGCCTGTTCGACGGCGACGCCTGA